Proteins encoded by one window of Juglans regia cultivar Chandler chromosome 15, Walnut 2.0, whole genome shotgun sequence:
- the LOC108993167 gene encoding sucrose transport protein SUC4-like — protein sequence MANPEAERHRGRATLAVVARIRLRRLLRVASVACGIQFGWALQLSLLTPYVQELGIPHAWASVIWLCGPLSGLLVQPLVGHMSDRCTSRFGRRRPFILAGAIMIAFAVLIIGHSADIGWLLGDRGNVRPRAVAVFVFGFWILDVANNMTQGPCRALLADLTGNDYRRTRVANAYFSLFMAVGNVLGFATGAYSGWYKIFPFTFNSACNANCANLKSAFFIDIACIAITTYISISSAQEVPLGPSDRSTPFLEDAPGTSGQAQEAFLLELFGTFRYFSGPIWVILLVTALTWIGWFPFLLFDTDWMGREIYGGKPNEGQNYSTGVRMGALGLMLNSVVLGITSLLMEKLCRKWGTGFVWGISNIFMALCFLAILVLTFVANSHHSEGHALPPTGIVIAALLIFAILGVPLAITYSVPYALISTRIESLGLGQGLSMGVLNLAIVIPQVVVSLGAGPWDQLFGGGNSPAFAVAALAVFASGLIAILAIPRSGPQKPRGFT from the exons ATGGCGAACCCTGAAGCGGAGCGCCATCGGGGAAGAGCTACACTGGCGGTCGTAGCTAGGATTCGCTTGAGGCGGTTGCTGCGCGTGGCTTCTGTGGCGTGTGGGATTCAGTTCGGTTGGGCGTTGCAGCTATCTCTGCTTACTCCCTACGTGCAGGAGCTGGGGATCCCTCACGCCTGGGCCAGCGTAATATGGCTCTGCGGCCCGCTCTCTGGCCTCCTAGTCCAGCCCCTGGTCGGCCACATGAGTGACCGCTGCACCAGCCGCTTTGGTCGCCGCAGGCCCTTCATCCTCGCCGGAGCAATTATGATCGCCTTCGCCGTCCTCATAATCGGACACTCGGCAGACATCGGCTGGTTGCTCGGCGACCGAGGCAACGTCAGGCCCAGAGCCGTGGCTGTTTTCGTATTCGGATTTTGGATTCTGGATGTGGCCAATAATATGACTCAGGGTCCTTGTAGAGCTCTGCTCGCCGATCTTACCG GAAACGATTATCGAAGGACTCGAGTGGCGAATGCGTATTTCTCTCTGTTTATGGCTGTTGGTAATGTTCTTGGCTTTGCCACTGGAGCATACAGTGGATGGTACAAAATTTTTCCATTTACTTTCAACTCTGCATGCAATGCTAATTGCGCAAATCTCAAGTCTGCTTTTTTTATTGACATCGCCTGCATTGCAATTACCACATACATAAGCATATCATCTGCTCAGGAAGTGCCTCTAGGTCCAAGTGACAGATCCACACCATTTCTTGAAGATGCTCCAGGAACTTCGGGTCAAGCTCAAGAAGCTTTTCTCTTGGAACTGTTTGGGACTTTTAGATATTTTTCAGGGCCTATATGGGTAATTTTGCTTGTTACTGCTTTGACCTGGATTGGATggtttccatttcttctttttgataCTGATTGGATGGGTCGGGAGATTTATGGCGGCAAGCCTAATGAGGGGCAGAATTATAGTACCGGAGTTAGAATGGGTGCGCTCGGTCTTATGTTGAATTCAGTTGTTCTAGGAATAACGTCGTTGCTCATGGAGAAGCTGTGCAGGAAGTGGGGCACCGGTTTTGTATGGGGAATTTCAAATATCTTCATGGCTCTCTGCTTTCTTGCAATATTGGTACTTACCTTTGTGGCAAATAGTCATCACTCTGAAGGCCATGCTTTGCCTCCCACTGGCATTGTAATTGCTGCACTTCTGATTTTTGCAATTCTTGGTGTTCCTTTGGCG ATCACTTACAGTGTTCCATATGCATTGATATCCACACGTATTGAGTCTTTGGGACTTGGCCAAG GATTATCCATGGGTGTCCTCAATCTGGCAATAGTGATCCCACAG GTGGTGGTATCCCTGGGAGCTGGACCATGGGATCAGCTATTTGGTGGTGGAAATTCTCCAGCCTTCGCCGTGGCAGCACTTGCAGTATTTGCTAGTGGACTTATAGCCATCTTAGCTATTCCACGATCTGGTCCTCAGAAGCCCAGAGGCTTCACATGA